Proteins encoded by one window of Emticicia oligotrophica DSM 17448:
- the rplQ gene encoding 50S ribosomal protein L17: MRHGNKINHLGRTHSHRDALLKNMAISLIQNKRIETTLAKAKELRKYVEPLITKSKNDSTHSRRTVFSYLQDKEAIKTLFGEIAEKVANRNGGYTRIIKLGTRFGDNAEVALIELVDYNEALLTSVEEKSTKTRRSRRGGKKAETAAVADESSVEVVEEAAAPAVVEAPAQDETPAAEGEETKEA, translated from the coding sequence ATGAGACACGGAAATAAAATCAACCATTTAGGTAGAACACATTCTCACAGAGATGCTTTGTTGAAAAACATGGCGATTTCATTAATTCAAAACAAGCGTATTGAAACAACTTTGGCTAAGGCTAAAGAATTGCGTAAATATGTTGAGCCTTTGATTACGAAATCAAAAAATGACAGCACGCACTCACGTAGAACTGTTTTCTCTTACTTGCAAGACAAAGAAGCTATCAAAACTTTGTTTGGTGAAATTGCTGAGAAAGTTGCTAATCGTAATGGTGGATACACTCGTATCATCAAGTTAGGAACTCGTTTTGGTGATAACGCTGAGGTAGCTCTAATTGAATTGGTTGACTATAACGAAGCATTATTGACTTCAGTTGAAGAGAAATCTACGAAAACGCGTCGTAGTCGTCGTGGTGGTAAAAAAGCTGAAACAGCTGCTGTTGCTGATGAATCATCAGTTGAAGTAGTTGAAGAAGCGGCAGCTCCTGCAGTAGTAGAAGCACCAGCACAAGACGAAACTCCAGCCGCTGAAGGCGAAGAAACAAAAGAAGCTTAA